From the genome of Setaria viridis chromosome 1, Setaria_viridis_v4.0, whole genome shotgun sequence:
CAACCAACCACATATCGAATAATGTATGTGTGTTTGGCTGCTATTTTCTATTATGATATATTTTGCAAACAGATATATGCGACTATGAAAGGGTACGCAAACCTACAAACATGACTTTCATGTTTGAAAGGTAAATTATTTAGAAGTTACTGGCCGTCAAAGTCTTGAAGTTTTTGACCAAGTCTTGAAGGTTTCGTTGTGATGCTACCATGCATCGTCGTTCTTTCTAAAATGTTCTGTCAAGCAGCCCTCCATCAGTCTCCCAGATTGTACTAAGTATGACAAATATGGGTGCATGATAGATGGACCTAGCTAGGTTCCTAACTAACACTTGTGGGCTGCTGCTTACAATATTCAGTCCTTATTTAGCGCACAATCGAATATGACAAAAACTTTGAGGCCTGCAAATCCACTACTGGCCACAGCAAAGATATTTGCTAAGTTTTTATATTGGCCCTTTGAGtccctgctggctgctgctttGTCCCCGAGACACCGTCACACCGAATAGTGCTTACTTAAAGCTGGAGCACTTGGTTTCACTAGCCTGGGGGgccttttttttatctttttcttgGCGTATTATATTATTACTATTATCATCCGGATAATGGTGTGGCAAATCATGGTGCATGCCGCAGATAAGTTGGGGTCCTTGCGTTGGTTGGTCTCTGAATTATTGGTTGCTGCAATCAGTATATACAAGTATTTCAAACAACCATCATTGCAATTATTACAAAGATGTATGAGCAGATGAGCTGCTTTTTGTTTCGCTTCCTTTGGCTCCCCCAGATAATGCACTGCACTTCTTCTCTGCTTCTTGTCCGGGAAACACTGTGAACATCATCATAAAGATCAGCAGTAGAAACCCATGCATCGTTGctcggctggccggccggctgaGATGCGCAAGAGCAACGATCCTCCTGCTTGTCGCCTCACAGCATGTACAGCATCGGTCGTCAGAGCCAGAAAGCGGCAGAGGCATATCCATCCCTGTGTAGTATCCGCTGCACAATCTCTCCAGGCTTTTCCATGTCCTACGCTCTGCAGCAAAGGCATATGAGCTTCGCCTTTTCTCCAACGGAAGGGAAAGCTAGCCACGACGACAGCGACGCCAGTACCACACCAGTCGGCTGCAACTATAGTGCTGCATGAGTAGGACGCCATGGCAGCTGATGGAGCTCTGCTAGCTTAGTTTAATAAACCGGCTGTTGGGCCACCGCGAGCTACCACTACCAGGTCGCCGTAGTAAACGAATGCAGCGAGCGCCGCTTTCCGGTTGCAGCAGCCAGCACCCAGCAGGTAGGCAGGCGGCCATGCCATGCGTTTTGTTTTTAATCAGCTACGGACTAGCTATATAGTAGTGTGATACTACTAGTAGCTGAGAAAAGATGGTCCTTTTTTGGCGGGGCATGTGGAGGATCCTTCAGATTATCAGATATCCAATTCATGTGTGCTTTAAGCTTTGGAGAAGGGCAGCAGCAGTAGGCTTGGTGACAGAGCAAAGGGAAGGAGGGAGGCCTGCCTCGTCAGGCACAGTACTATACAGGACGGGGATAACCGGATAAGCTCTCCTGCTGCACAATCATCTCTAACCCTTTCAGACACTTatttacacacacacacacactaacCCTTCCATGCATGCTGCTTTACATAATTCTGGCTGCCAAGGACGCAAGTTGAGGATAAAGAACCGAAAGCGTTAAAACTTTAtgaaggaccgaaagggcgaccagagggggggtgaatgggagcctataaaaattcttaATGAGAATaaggcctatgtcccaaacgcaaccccaCAGCACACTGCGCGTtgtatcgtcaagatgacgcaagtcaactcgtgacaggctcaccctaggaacgatttGACACGCTCAAGACATAACGGAAGCAAGACATGAAATTACTCTAACAAGTTTGCTCAAAATACAATTAACCAGATCACTCCTAGCTAATCCGTCAactaagaaaaaagaaataataattTAAAGTGCTAGGCGTGATTAGCAAATGAGAGAGCAAAATAATTAATAGTTAGACTTGATTAGCAAAAGAGACAACTAATTAAAAGCTAAGCAAGTGACGCAAGATGACTCACTAATTCCAAGAATTAAAAATAGAGAAAACTTGAACTCACAGTGGTGTCACAAAATGAGGCAGGACTTGTTCACGTGAATCAGCCTGGGAGCTTGTTCGGCCTGTGCACCTCGCGTGGGTCACCTTGTGTGCTGCTACTTCACATGGGCTTGGCCTGCTAGTGCTGCCTTGAAGCTTGGGCCAGCGTATGTGCAAGCTGGGCTGCTGCTCTACCTTGTTGCCTGGGCCACGAGCACCTGCTTGGGCCGCCGCAAGCTCCTGCGCTAGCTGCACTTGCTCTGGCCCGTGCTGGACTGGACCGCTAGGAGTAGCGTGCTGGGCTGGTCCGCCTAGCAGCTGACGGCCCGCTCGCTGCTGCAACTTGCACGTGCGCCCCGCGTGCCTGTGCGATCGATTGCTGCTGCGCTTCTTCCTGCGCACGAACAGACAGAGAGAAACAAGAACACCACGAACACCACTTAAACTTCAAACTAAAAATACTCCCTCAAAATTCCATGAATCGAGACAAAACTTGAGCTATAGATGCGCAACCACAAGTGCGAATAGATCCATGAGAAAGATctcaaaaagctcaagtatcCATCATGGATTTTAgagaaaaccgaaaccctaactcaagaacgcgatttgggaaaaactcaaaatcaagccggattcgtgagggatttgaaaGGAGATCATATCACGAATGTTCTCCAAGGTCCtagcaacatttcccttcaaccaatctcacaagattcgggctcaaacatgatgaacgaaaaatccccaaaaatagttccgaaaatagggaaaaagaaaaacgctcgggaatcaaagatttagcacgatttgagacaacaaataaagctaaatcacgagaacatcttctatacaagatgaggactagcctcctcccttcatccacccactaaagatgaagaaatcaagagaaaagagtaatcactccctaatccccctctctcctctcactttaagcacatgactagcctctaagcaaatagataatgagttgctaagcaaagaggtgctgaaataaccagcccccaatccctatttatagtccaggacgaaagactatactacccctacagctacaactaagataactacccacgcaggggcattttggtccaagtttttatctgtgcatcggacggacacgccgccttcacgactttgcttcgcctcgacgcaagcttcgcgatgacgccacgtgccctccttctcgaagctccggccgcaccgggctcgcccccggttttgaggcccaaaccgggaaacctgcctgcgcggtggttttgaggcccaaaccacccaaaccgtccattgacgcgtgtccggcctccgccaagcctcccgcttgactcgaccgacgccgtctccgtcctgtcatgccctctcgccattccgtgcaccatgtggaccgcccgtgacttcgcccggactcctcgggtccatcggtccaagcctactcgcgttcatccttcaccgcccttggtccatcggcatgaacctttcgcttgaccttcaccgcacgtcGTCGACCgtcacgtcgcatcctacacctgcacatcacaagccaagagaaacatcaaaccaacacaacgttgtcaatcactcatcatccaagggtgaccaccattggtcctcactTTACGCATTTTTTTGCAAGATGAGGATAAACAATGCTGGATCCGACCGCTGGACGGACCTGCACGCTTGCATTAGTCACTAAACAAGTAACAGTAAACAATGAAGCTGCTCCGTCATAGGTTTAACACCAAAGGATGATCTCATGTGTCCTCCTGGGCTGGACCTGGACCCCTCCGAGTCCAAAAGGGCAGCCACAGCAGAGCAGAGCCGGGTGCAGCACAGTCAAAGCGCATCTGACGGCTCACGGTGCTGCGCTGCGCAGGATTTACAGGCTCGCAGCCGCTGACCCGTGACCACATTTACTGAGCTCTGCTCTGCTTGCAAAGGGCACGTAGAGCTTCAGCGCATGATGAATGCAGCTGGCTGGTACTTGCGTTTGCAGCGCCTTCGACTTCGACCCCCGGCGGCGCCCGGATCGAACCTTACCATCACGAGATCCTGTTCGCGCTCATAATCTCAGGCCTCTCGGACGATCCTCTCAGCGTATAATAACTGAAATAACAATCTTTCGAAAAATAGTGGGTGTCGAATTTCGAATCTGGCGGTTATTTTGCTTTTGTGGTTTAACCTAGgttgacatttttttttccttccttgaaTTTATACAGAGctactccatccgtcctaaatcactattcattttagcttttctacaCTAGATACATGTCCAGAAAagcaaaatgaatagtaatttaggacggagggagtagtagatGGTATTCTCCTCACTAAAAATtactcctccgttccaaattatagacatacctagatgcataataatatttatgaacctaaaaagattaaaatgttctataatttggaacggacggAGTATATAAAAAAGATAGACATGAACTGCAGTGTGGTAAACCTTTTTCTTTACACAACATTCTGCTCCTGTGCTTCTTCTGGGCCGTGTGTGCGATGAACACAACAGTCAGCTTACAGAACGGGCTGGCCCGCGCGGAGCCGCGGAGGACAAACGACCGAAACTCCTTCTGGGCCGAGTCATCATGGGCGAACGGCCCAAATTGACAAGTTATCCTGCGGGCCAAGTCATGGGCTCCAGCAGGAGGGGACACACACATATGCGTGCGGCCTGAGGCCGCGAGGCGGTCCGCATCGGCCCAGACGGCGGTGCGGggagccgccgcggccgcctcacCGTCGACGGCGGAGACATTTGCTATAATCCCGCAAATGGGTTTCGCCAAAATGCCATTATGAAACTGGGTCTCCCGCTACAATGCCTTATTCTCTATTTTCGTGTTCATTTAATCATTTGCACTTATTTTCTCACTGGAAGTTCCCTAATTGCCCTTTGCCTCCACCTCTGTCTGCGTCTTCACCCCGCCGCCGATGCTACCACGCCCCAAGCCGCGCAAGCCCGCGATGCCGGCGGCCACCACCGTGCCCTGCAAGTCCCACGCAGCAAGCCAGCCCTCGACCTCGCCAGCCGCAAGGCTGCTGCGGGGGCCATGCCGTCTGCAGCCACGAAGGGCGTGCGGCATGTGGTTGCTGCTGCTCGATATGATGCTTGTGTGCTGCAATTTGGCtcgagggaaaaaaagaaaaaaaaatggagaggattCAACGATGCTGGCTCTTGATTGTTGGAGAGGGGAGGGATCAACGGGAGATGCGATCCTCTTGCTAGTGGCTGCTGATCGTTTATCCAAGCAATACTAACCCATTTATTCACACGGATTGCTAAGTGCAAGCAAGCAAAGCTGCACTGCCGCGAGCGTCCACAACCCAGCTCGCCGACGAGTAGTTCGATCTGACGAaacatgcaagctaatcatcgAGAAAAGCAGGCGGAGATTGGGGCAAGATGCGCCAGGCCTCGTCCGTATCCACCACGGTCGGAGTCAGGGCGACGTGCTCTGGATCGGGCCACATCAGCGGCGTCGGCTTCTGGTGCAGTTTGGCGAGCCAGGCTGGAGTGGCGGCGCTTCACGAGCGGCGCTGATGCGCGTGGAGCCCGGCGGCAAGAAGATGAGGGAGAGAACAGATCGAGACGAAGGAGACAGGGGTATGCTGGTCCGTTCATGTGGCCTGAGAAGCTAGAAATTACGAAAGATGTTAGAAATGGGTGAAAAGGCATTATTGTAGCGGGAGTTTTGGCAAAACCATTTGCGGAAGGGCAATCCAGCGAAACCCCGCTTTTGATGATGGCGAAATATCAAATTTCTCCCGACGGCGAGACCGCGACCGTCGTCGGTTTGGTCCCCGCTTGCCGTCGCGCGGGGCACCATGTGGCGCCAAACCACTCCGTCCAACCTCCCCTCCCCAGTCCCTACTGCGCCTCCCGGCTCCTGCTCCAGCTCGCGCTCTCCGCCGGAGCTGTCTCCGCCCCGCCACCCAAAAATAGCCGGATCCGAGAGAGGACCGAAGGTTGACGGAAGGAAGAGGAGTAGGCGTACACAGACGCGGCCACGGCCTccgcgcctcccgcgcgccCCATTCCCTCCCGTCCTCACACCCTCGCCCGCGCCCATGGCGCCGCCCTTAAATTCCCCGCGCGGCCGTCCCCGCCGCTTCGTTTCACCACCTCCCCCATGTCCCTCCGCGACCCCAATGCCGCGCCGCCAGACCCATGTATGTAATGATGAGCATTTCTTGATTGATTCGTTTCGGGGTTAAGAATCCGTCCGCTGATCGGTTGCTGATGGTTGGTTGCCGCGCgcagcgaggcggcgggcggacgcCGTCGGGTGGCTGCGCTCCCTGTTCCCGGacgtgccgctgccgccgccgccgcaggccacCGACGACGACCTGCGCGCCGCGCTCGCCAATGGCAGGCTGCTCTGCGCGCTCCTGCGCCGGCTGCTGCCGGGCGCGCTGCTGGACGACGCGGCCTCGGACAACGTCGGCAGGTTCCGCGCTGCCGTCGAGCGGATGGGCGTGCCAACCTTCAGCGCCTACGACCTCGAGAGGGTAACTACTAATTAGgctgcctttcttcctcctcctcatcaatGCCGCGGCATTGAATTTGTTTCCTTCGCTATTGACGCTGGCGGCAATTCATCCGGTCCTTCCAGGGGGAACTGTCAGCTGTCGTCACCTGCATTCTCGCTCTAAAGGACAGGTTCTCATCGCGCCTCGGCGAAGACCACCGCAGCTCTGCCTTCCTCACCAGGTGTGACAGCGAAGGAGGTCGGAGGAACATGGAATCCAAGCTGCAAAGGGTACTCTCGAGCCCCATCATGTCAGGTAAACAATAATGTCTTATTATACTCGTCGTTGCGACAGTGTTATGGCAATGGCAACTGCTCATTTACAGAATAGGTGTACAAATTGCTGGTTCAAACATATCTTTCTGTTATATACTTGCTTTCAGAGCCGTACTCTCCCTCCTTTGGAGCCGATGCATATTCGCCGTCACGGGTGTTTCAGCCGAAACAAGGATATTCTGATCTACCTGGTTGCAAAATTTCAGACTTGATGAAATCCTCCAGCTTGGAGGTAAGTGCCGTGCAGCAATCTTCGCACAAAAAATAAACAGAGGGGCTTTGTTTTGTCCTTTGGTGCCAACTTGCCATGCTAAAAATATTGACTGCATAACGTATCTTTGCAGAATGCTCCCACCCAGTCACTTTTGGGTGTTGCGAACAGCATCCTTGATGAGAGCATCGAGAGGAAGAATGGACAAATACCTTATGTAGGTCGTTTTGTTCTTTCCACATCTAAGAGGATATAGTGCTATATGTGGTAACACCTTTCCTTGTATAAATGAATGTTAAATTCATTGTAGCGCACTGCTTGCCTTCTGAGGAAGGTCATAGTGGAGATTGAAAGGCGTATTTCTACTCAGGCTGGGCATATACGAAATGTAAGATACGTAACTGTTTGTCTTTGTTGTGCCACTGGATTTGTCCTATGTGATTTCTTACTTGTATGCAGCAAAATAACCTGATTAAAGCTCGCGAAGAGAAGTATCAGTCAAGGATAAGAGTGCTAGAAGCCCTGGCTTGTGGGGCAAGTGGGCAAACACATGTACATTCTTGTACCTTCTCTGGGCCAGTTATTTGTATAAATCACATTTGCCATAGTTTTATACACTAgcgtgtttttcttttcaaaatccTGGTATCACCATCAAATGGTTAAATAATGAGACAATGGGGGTACTGGTAAACTCCATTTTTCAATAGGAGCTTAAAAATAATAGCAGAGATTACTGAGTTCTCTCTTCGCTCAGTGCGAATAACGGCAAGCAATTCATTTGAACAAGTATTGCTTAAGCCTCAATTGAACAATTCAATTCATGGAAGTCCACTTGTATTATGCAGGTGGAGAGAGACAAACTTGAAGGCAAGGGGCAACTAGCAGAGGATGATATGGCTAGATTAATGCAGTACGAGGAAGACTTGGTAAGATtgatgaaagaaaaggaagatatGATTAGGTTGCTTaaagagaaggaagatatgATCAGGCTGCTGAAGGAAAAGGAAGATATGGTCAGATTGTTGAAGGTGAAGGAAGACACAGGCAACTTGAATAATGACAAGGTGGATAGGTTACTTAAGGAGAAGGATGATACTGTAGTTAGATTGACAAAAGAGAATGAAGACATGGTGCGGTTATTGAAGGACAAGGAGGATATAATTATGCTaatgaaggagaaggaagacatGTTTAATGTGAAAGATGTCACAGTTGAAGATACACAGCAAACAACAGATGAGAGCAAAGATAGGTTACTTAAGGAAAAGGATGCTATTGTAATTCAGttgacaaaagaaaaggaagaaatgaTTAGTTCGttgaaggagaaggaagatataATTAGATTAATGAAGGAAAAGGAAGATATGGTCAACTTAGCTGGTGTTGAGGTTAGTGATAGGAAGCAAGCAATAGATGATGACAGAGATAGGTTGATCAAGGAGAACAATGATGCCCTTGCTAGGTTAACTATGGAGAAGGAAGATATTACTAAGTTGCTGAAAGAGAAGGAGGATGTGATTAGATTGatgaaagagaaagaagataaaACTGACACAAAGAAAGACAATGTTGAAGACAGAAAACAGGCATCAGGTGAAGATGCAGACAGGTCAATAGAGGAGAAGGGTGGCATAAATAGGCTAATGAAAGAGAAGGAGGATTATAGCAATACAATTATGAAACTTAAGCAGGACTTGGAATCATTAAGGTCATCACATGAGGAGAGCTGCAAATTGTTAGAATCTAAGAAGGGAGATGTAGTTAAGCTTCTCACAGACAAGGAAATGAatgaaaatataattttgaAACTCAGGCAAGAACTTGAGGCAACCAAAAAGTTGCATGAGGCACATAGTCAGCAACTAGAGACCAAAGCTGCCAAAGTAAATAAGGAGTTGGAACAGAGGATAAAAGAAATAGAGCTTATGTTGGAAGATTCTACCAAGCGGAGAAGAGAACTTGAGGAATCAGCCCAATCTACAATCCAATTTTGGAAGGAGAAGCAAATAGTGGTAGACAATTTTGTGGGTTTGCAAGTAAAGAATGCTCAGGTATTATTCAGAccactttcttttcttttttcctttagcTCTTTGGTGAATATATGTATTCTGAACTTAAGTGAGCAGTGCTCTGTTTCATCAGGATTTGAGGCTATCTTCTGTTTCCATTAGGCATGAAATCCTAAATTGTCAAAAAAGATGGTTTGAAGAACTAGCTGGCCTTGGTGAGATTGAAGCCATGTCACTAATTATGGCCTATATTATCTTAGTgttttttttcacaaataggccagcactaaaattttaatttaattttCAACAGGACAAAACCTTAAGGTGGTCACAAATGCTGCGGAAAAATATCATGCAGCTCTTGCAGATAATAGAAAATTATTCAATGAGATCCAAGAACTGAAAGGTTCCTATTTGAACTGCATCAGTAGTTCTTTTTGTCTGGTTATCTGTATTAAATATTATGCAAGCAAAAAATAGTAGCTTAACATAGTATCTTTGAACAGGAAATATCAGAGTTTATTGCCGGATAAGACCTTTTCGACCCTGGGAGGATGAGAAGTCCACTTCAGTTGAATATATTGGCGAGAACGGTGAACTGGTTTTATCAAACCCtacaaagaaaggaaaggaaggagGCAAGAATTTCACATTCAACAAAGTTTTTGGCCCTACGACTACACAAGGTGCTCATGATAATGGAGTCTAACAATTATCTGCTGTTTTTTAACTAACAAATTATCTGCTGTTGAATTTATTAGGTATACATTTGTTTTCTTATCCTTGTCTTTTACAGATATGGTCTTCAAAGATATCCAACCACTAATTAGATCTGTTCTTGATGGCTACAACGTTTGCATTTTCGCATATGGTCAAACTGGATCAGGAAAAACATATACTATGGTATGAAGTTATCAGGACTGAAGTCTTTCTGTCTGTTTGGATTCCTCTGCAATGGAGGACATATTCACATTACCTTGTTTTAATGAATTGCTCAGATGGGACCTGAAAACGCAACTGAGAAGGAATGGGGTGTCAATTATCGAGCACTAAATGACCTTTTCAATATCTCCCATGATCGGCAAGACACAATTAAGTATGAACTTGGTGTTCAAATGGTTGAGATCTACAATGAGCAAATCCGTGATCTTCTTGGTAGTGGTGGTTCACAGAAGAAATATCCTTCTTATTCAAGACTTGTTTCAGTATAGCTTTCCATTTAATGGAACAATACATGTTTTCTATGCAAGTCCTGAAGTCCTTAACTGCTATTAGCTCACTTATGCTATGATCATGCATTATAGTTTCCTTAAGTCATACTATATAAAAACTTGCATAGTTTAGTTGGTTACACTATTTCTATCCTTTTTCAGATTCTATTGTCATCACATTGTGTGTAGGGGTTCAATCCTTTGCTTCTTGCTGACTGAAGTGATGTAACAAACCCTTCATTTTCCTTAACTAGCACACACTAGGGATCCAGAATACCACCCAGCCCAATGGACTCGCAGTTCCTGATGCAACAATGTGTCCTGTTAATTCGACTTCTCATGTTATTGAGCTAATGCAAACAGGGCACAACAATAGATCCATGAGTGCAACAGCCTTGAATGAGAGAAGCAGCAGGTCTCACAGGTTAGTTATTTGTGCTGCTTATCTTTTTCTGTATAAAGAAACCTTCTTATCATTTTTTTCCCCTTGTGCAGTGTTGTGACCATCCATGTACAAGGCCAGGATTTGAAAACCGGAAACACTTTGCGTGGCGCTCTGCACCTTGTCGACCTTGCTGGAAGTGAAAGGGTGGACCGATCTGCGGTTACAGGAGACAGGCTCAAAGAAGCACAGCACATTAACAAGTCTTTGGCGGCTCTCGGGGATGTTATATTTTCTTTGTCACAAAAGAATGCTCATGTACCATACAGAAATAGCAAGCTTACACAAGTCTTACAAACTTCTTTGGGTGATCTTCTTTGCTAGAAATTCAGTTTGCATTACATCATAATTGTAAATAGTTTGTTGACAAAAAAAGTTCCCATGTGTAGGTGGGCATGCAAAGACCCTAATGTTTGTGCAAGTCAACCCAGATGTGTTGTCGTACACAGAGACTTTAAGTACACTGAAATTTGCTGAACGTGTATCTGGGGTGGAACTAGGTGTTGCAAGGACCAATAAGGAGGGAAAGGATGTCAGAGAACTAATGGATCAggtaacctttttttttctcttttccttcaCTTATTATATCCATTCTAGGGAGATCGATATGAAACGGTATATGGAACATGTGAACATAATGACTTTTATTTTTAAATCTGCAAAGAAATCAAGAATGCCATGTTCAAAATTTTGTTATTTCTAGGAAATTGAATTTGATCCCCAAGGAAACATACTGACATCTAATGTTTCACCTTGCAGCTTGCACTGCTCAAGGATACCATTTCAAAGAAGGATGATGAAATTGATCGGCTGCAACTAGTCAATAGTAGCAACTCTCGACTGAAGCCCACGAAACATGGTGACTCCCTGTTGAAGCATTCATCCTCTTCTCCAGGCATGACATCCCTAGGAAAGGTGGCAAGCTTTGGCAGTGGGGCTGCTTCCAATTTTGACAACTTCTCTGACACCAGTGACAGGCATTCTGAAGCTGGGTCCCTGCTCTCTACTGATGAAAACCAACAGCTGGGTCACAGCTCCGCTAATCCTGAGGTTTCTGCCCTTGGTGATGTTGATTCAGATGGAAGGTTAAGTGATGTATCAGATGGCGGTATATCAGCAGGTGCAGAAACTGGCAGTTCAGTGAACAACATTTTGGACCAAGAACAAGAGAAAACATCTAGTGCTGGAAAAGAGCGGTTGTGAGTATTTCTAGTTCTTTATAGTCTTGGACTTGATAATATTTTTGCTCATTTGAAATCTTCGCTCGTAGAAATTCTGCCGTAAATGGTTTCCATGGCCTGGTTGTTATCTGTAACTTGTTCATTCTTTCTCATGTAGAGCCAAAGCAATAAATCGAGTCCAGAAGCTAACAGTCCCAAAAGTAGGCCCAGCAAGCATGCGGCCTAAACCAAGAGATCCTTCTGCACCTAGATCTTCAGGTAAGATACCTGTAAGTTTGCACTCGTATTAATAGCTTCGTTTTCTGAGAATGCGAAGCTGAAGGAGCTGATGTTTCAGTTAAATGGATCTTAGTCCGACTCCGACTCAATAGTTCTACAGATGATTAACTTGTTATCTGAATATGAGAATGTTCATAGAATATACCAAACATATACCTATGGAGGGAGACATTTGTTTGTACATGGATTTGACTATACTCTTCGTTTGTATTGACAAATACCGTGATCATCTTGACCAAGTTGCATTAGGCTATTCATAATGAGTGAATAAAACAGGCCATGAAAGAATTATTATCTATAATATGCAATGTAACTTACCAACTCTTGATGCAGCCAATCTAGTCTAGTAATCGGATACAATTCCATTGAATTTCTTGTAAATGTCTGCGACTCTTGAACAACTCACAGAAAACTAAACAAAGAATAGTTGTCACGCCGTTCTTGATTATCACTCCCGGAATTCAAGTCCCATATTCTGTGTGTggtttaatttttctaagtgcACGTTGTCTCATATGCACATGCTACTTTGCTATTACTACGTCTTATTTTGTATGATTCCCAGTGGCAACAGGTGTGCGAAGAAGTACCACCACTCAAGCAACTCCCCCAGCAAGAGCTAGCAGCACTTCAAAACGAGTACCATAGGTCAAGAGTGAAGACACTGATGATTCGGACAAACCACTTTTcagttattttttgtttttgtatAGTTCTTTTGGAAAGGATTTTCTTCCTGGCATGATATATTGTTGGTTATAGTGAATTTGTGAATTTTTGTATCTGAGATGGATAGGTCGCTGTTGTTTTTTCATCTTTGTAGTGAGTATATCATCTGTAAAGCATGTATTGTGTATCACTATGGGACGTTAGCATGTTACTATGTGAGATGCCTTTGTTGAATGTGTTAGTAGAAACGGTGAAGGAATTCGAAATCAAATTGAATGCTAGTCTTGACTGTTCTTCACAAAGTGTTCAAGTCCCTACAATTTTACCAATGCAATGCAAATCTATTACACTTAACTAAATTCAGTTATTTTTCTGAAGGCTCAATAGATGATCCTTTTTTTTGTTCTCAACAGTTCTCCATAATGCACAGATGATTTGGTCCTGACAAATCTAATCCACCAAATTTAG
Proteins encoded in this window:
- the LOC117841902 gene encoding kinesin-like protein KIN-14D isoform X1, whose protein sequence is MGVPTFSAYDLERGELSAVVTCILALKDRFSSRLGEDHRSSAFLTRCDSEGGRRNMESKLQRVLSSPIMSEPYSPSFGADAYSPSRVFQPKQGYSDLPGCKISDLMKSSSLENAPTQSLLGVANSILDESIERKNGQIPYRTACLLRKVIVEIERRISTQAGHIRNQNNLIKAREEKYQSRIRVLEALACGASGQTHVERDKLEGKGQLAEDDMARLMQYEEDLVRLMKEKEDMIRLLKEKEDMIRLLKEKEDMVRLLKVKEDTGNLNNDKVDRLLKEKDDTVVRLTKENEDMVRLLKDKEDIIMLMKEKEDMFNVKDVTVEDTQQTTDESKDRLLKEKDAIVIQLTKEKEEMISSLKEKEDIIRLMKEKEDMVNLAGVEVSDRKQAIDDDRDRLIKENNDALARLTMEKEDITKLLKEKEDVIRLMKEKEDKTDTKKDNVEDRKQASGEDADRSIEEKGGINRLMKEKEDYSNTIMKLKQDLESLRSSHEESCKLLESKKGDVVKLLTDKEMNENIILKLRQELEATKKLHEAHSQQLETKAAKVNKELEQRIKEIELMLEDSTKRRRELEESAQSTIQFWKEKQIVVDNFVGLQVKNAQDLRLSSVSIRHEILNCQKRWFEELAGLGQNLKVVTNAAEKYHAALADNRKLFNEIQELKGNIRVYCRIRPFRPWEDEKSTSVEYIGENGELVLSNPTKKGKEGGKNFTFNKVFGPTTTQDMVFKDIQPLIRSVLDGYNVCIFAYGQTGSGKTYTMMGPENATEKEWGVNYRALNDLFNISHDRQDTIKYELGVQMVEIYNEQIRDLLGSGGSQKKLGIQNTTQPNGLAVPDATMCPVNSTSHVIELMQTGHNNRSMSATALNERSSRSHSVVTIHVQGQDLKTGNTLRGALHLVDLAGSERVDRSAVTGDRLKEAQHINKSLAALGDVIFSLSQKNAHVPYRNSKLTQVLQTSLGGHAKTLMFVQVNPDVLSYTETLSTLKFAERVSGVELGVARTNKEGKDVRELMDQLALLKDTISKKDDEIDRLQLVNSSNSRLKPTKHGDSLLKHSSSSPGMTSLGKVASFGSGAASNFDNFSDTSDRHSEAGSLLSTDENQQLGHSSANPEVSALGDVDSDGRLSDVSDGGISAGAETGSSVNNILDQEQEKTSSAGKERLAKAINRVQKLTVPKVGPASMRPKPRDPSAPRSSVATGVRRSTTTQATPPARASSTSKRVP
- the LOC117841902 gene encoding kinesin-like protein KIN-14D isoform X2 — its product is MGVPTFSAYDLERGELSAVVTCILALKDRFSSRLGEDHRSSAFLTRCDSEGGRRNMESKLQRVLSSPIMSEPYSPSFGADAYSPSRVFQPKQGYSDLPGCKISDLMKSSSLENAPTQSLLGVANSILDESIERKNGQIPYRTACLLRKVIVEIERRISTQAGHIRNQNNLIKAREEKYQSRIRVLEALACGASGQTHVERDKLEGKGQLAEDDMARLMQYEEDLVRLMKEKEDMIRLLKEKEDMIRLLKEKEDMVRLLKVKEDTGNLNNDKVDRLLKEKDDTVVRLTKENEDMVRLLKDKEDIIMLMKEKEDMFNVKDVTVEDTQQTTDESKDRLLKEKDAIVIQLTKEKEEMISSLKEKEDIIRLMKEKEDMVNLAGVEVSDRKQAIDDDRDRLIKENNDALARLTMEKEDITKLLKEKEDVIRLMKEKEDKTDTKKDNVEDRKQASGEDADRSIEEKGGINRLMKEKEDYSNTIMKLKQDLESLRSSHEESCKLLESKKGDVVKLLTDKEMNENIILKLRQELEATKKLHEAHSQQLETKAAKVNKELEQRIKEIELMLEDSTKRRRELEESAQSTIQFWKEKQIVVDNFVGLQVKNAQDLRLSSVSIRHEILNCQKRWFEELAGLGQNLKVVTNAAEKYHAALADNRKLFNEIQELKGNIRVYCRIRPFRPWEDEKSTSVEYIGENGELVLSNPTKKGKEGGKNFTFNKVFGPTTTQDMVFKDIQPLIRSVLDGYNVCIFAYGQTGSGKTYTMMGPENATEKEWGVNYRALNDLFNISHDRQDTIKYELGVQMVEIYNEQIRDLLGSGGSQKKLGIQNTTQPNGLAVPDATMCPVNSTSHVIELMQTGHNNRSMSATALNERSSRSHSVVTIHVQGQDLKTGNTLRGALHLVDLAGSERVDRSAVTGDRLKEAQHINKSLAALGDVIFSLSQKNAHVPYRNSKLTQVLQTSLGGHAKTLMFVQVNPDVLSYTETLSTLKFAERVSGVELGVARTNKEGKDVRELMDQLALLKDTISKKDDEIDRLQLVNSSNSRLKPTKHGDSLLKHSSSSPGMTSLGKVASFGSGAASNFDNFSDTSDRHSEAGSLLSTDENQQLGHSSANPEVSALGDVDSDGRLSDVSDGGISAGAETGSSVNNILDQEQEKTSSAGKERLAKAINRVQKLTVPKVGPASMRPKPRDPSAPRSSGVRRSTTTQATPPARASSTSKRVP